A DNA window from Deltaproteobacteria bacterium contains the following coding sequences:
- a CDS encoding pilus assembly protein codes for MKLNQNGSTTLESVLMVPILGILILGSSGILYMSFAKIWLDRAAREAAVCLASPSPPTRCRVRLESTLTAGLPIGRTKILVFKSDRTGSRVSLQLAFDRSQRSGQIYANSTFRKPMYFPRGRS; via the coding sequence ATGAAGCTGAATCAAAACGGGTCTACCACGTTGGAATCAGTCCTCATGGTCCCAATCCTGGGAATATTAATTCTCGGAAGCTCCGGAATTCTCTATATGTCGTTTGCGAAAATTTGGTTGGATCGCGCTGCTCGCGAAGCCGCGGTTTGCCTGGCTTCTCCGTCGCCGCCAACTCGGTGTCGAGTCCGTCTCGAATCGACTTTGACCGCCGGACTACCGATCGGTCGCACTAAAATTCTCGTGTTCAAATCCGATCGCACCGGATCACGGGTAAGTCTTCAACTTGCCTTCGACCGCTCCCAACGCTCGGGCCAGATTTACGCAAATTCAACATTTAGAAAGCCAATGTACTTTCCAAGAGGTCGCAGTTGA
- a CDS encoding Flp family type IVb pilin translates to MRKFRKSPSTSAVTNSRGQGLIEYLVIVALVAVATIGVVRVLGQAVNSRFATIAYALQGKKAKPVVDAIPEEQLKKRDLGNFMDGVGSTGGQ, encoded by the coding sequence ATGAGAAAATTCAGAAAATCGCCTTCCACCTCGGCCGTTACAAACTCAAGAGGCCAAGGACTTATCGAGTACCTGGTAATTGTAGCTCTAGTCGCAGTCGCTACCATAGGTGTGGTGCGCGTTCTCGGCCAAGCAGTGAACTCTCGCTTCGCGACCATTGCTTATGCCCTTCAAGGCAAAAAAGCTAAGCCGGTCGTGGACGCAATTCCTGAAGAACAATTGAAAAAACGAGACCTCGGCAATTTCATGGATGGAGTTGGTTCGACAGGTGGACAATGA